A genomic stretch from Candidatus Margulisiibacteriota bacterium includes:
- a CDS encoding cation diffusion facilitator family transporter encodes MSKEQTAIKTAYFSILGNTCLAIIKWFAGFFGNSYAIKADAIESTSDIFSSIFVLFGIKYSSKPADRNYPYGYGKAESLITFLIVAFLAVSASIITYQSIQNLQQPHASPEAWTLYVLGAIILWKEGCYRFVLLKSKKINSSALKADAWHHRSDAITSIAAFIGISVALLFGKGFEYADDWAALFAAAFIFYNCFLLLKTALAEIMDEHLYDDLIISIKKVASNVDGIIAIEKCLIRKSGMNYLVDMHATLDANLTIRKGHAISHALKDKLKQEIPELISILIHIEPN; translated from the coding sequence ATGTCCAAAGAGCAAACAGCTATCAAAACAGCCTATTTTAGTATCCTAGGAAATACCTGCTTAGCTATTATCAAGTGGTTCGCTGGTTTTTTTGGTAATTCCTACGCAATAAAAGCTGACGCGATTGAATCTACTTCGGATATTTTCTCATCTATTTTTGTACTGTTCGGCATTAAATACTCAAGCAAGCCTGCTGACAGAAATTATCCTTATGGCTACGGAAAAGCAGAATCACTTATTACTTTCTTAATAGTTGCCTTTCTAGCTGTATCAGCCTCCATCATTACCTATCAAAGCATTCAAAACTTACAGCAACCGCATGCCTCACCAGAAGCCTGGACTCTCTATGTGCTTGGGGCTATAATCCTTTGGAAAGAAGGTTGCTATAGATTCGTATTACTTAAAAGTAAAAAAATCAACAGCTCTGCATTAAAAGCTGACGCCTGGCATCACAGAAGCGATGCGATTACCTCTATAGCTGCATTTATTGGGATTTCTGTTGCTCTACTATTTGGAAAAGGATTTGAGTATGCAGACGATTGGGCAGCTCTTTTTGCAGCAGCGTTTATCTTCTACAATTGTTTTCTGCTTCTAAAAACAGCACTAGCAGAAATTATGGATGAACATTTATATGACGATTTAATAATTTCTATTAAAAAAGTAGCTTCAAATGTTGATGGCATTATTGCTATTGAAAAATGTCTTATTCGCAAATCTGGGATGAACTATTTAGTGGACATGCATGCCACTTTGGACGCAAACCTAACAATCAGAAAAGGCCATGCCATCTCTCATGCACTTAAAGATAAACTAAAGCAAGAAATCCCTGAATTAATTAGCATTCTAATTCATATTGAACCTAATTAA